The Epinephelus lanceolatus isolate andai-2023 chromosome 14, ASM4190304v1, whole genome shotgun sequence region CTGAAGCATTCAGTGTTACATTGTGCCGAAGTGTGCACTCTACATACGAGTCTGCCGTTTTTTGACGTGAAAGTTTGACGGTTGTTTCATATCATCGCGCTGGTCAGGTTGCTCATTGATCGGATGCTACCGGTGTGCGTGTGCCTGCTCTTCCGTCTCACACTTCGCAGATAGTTCCTGTACAGAATCACGCTGATCACCCTGTCCTGGAACTGCTTGGAGACGATGTAGTACAGAATGATGTCTAGCACTGTGCTCAGGTTCATCAAAAACGTGGTGAAGACAGCCCATGTGCTGAACCCCCCGTCTCTGCCTGTCCCCACCAGACGAAGCACCAAACACACATGGAAAGGCACGAAACACACTAACACTTGGATAATCAGCGTGATTATAATCCGGATGGACTTCTGCTTCACTTTAGGTTTGAGTTTCGAGGTGCGCCCGTGTATCAGATTATCCACAATGACGACATAGCAGCCTATCATTATACAAATGGGAAccaggaagaagaagatgagGCGCACAAAGTTGACGAGGTTGTCGTGCCGCATGTGGATGATGTCTTGCATCTTAATGCAGGTGGTGAAGTTGGAGATGCGATCGGGGTCGTCCTCGGAGAAGAGCAGCGGCACAGTGCTGCCCAGAGTCATGAGCCACACCCCCAAACTGGCCACCACAGCCTTTGGGACATTCCTCAGCTCTTTGGCGTGCTTTGGCTGGACGATGGCCATGTAGCGGTCGGCGCTGATCAGAGCGAAAAGCCACAGGGCCATGCAGGGGTAGAAGATGGTGAGAGCTGCGCTGATTCGGCAGAAAATGTCCCCAAAGGGCCAATAGTCCTGGTGGTGGTAGACCATTCTGAAGGggagcagcaggatgaaggTGAGGTCCACCACCGCCACGTTTATCATGTAGACGGTGACGGAGTTCCTCTTCTTGGTGGTGAGAGAAAACACCCATAAGGCAGTGAGATTGACTATCACTCCTATGACAAAGATGAAGCAGTAAAAGATCAGGCCTGAAATGCGGTACTCCACAGGCCCCTGCTCGGGTTTTAAGGACTCCACAGACATGTTGGAAGAGTTTAGATCCAGCTCCATTCTGAAACTTACACAATACAGCAAGATATCAGTGTTTATTTCCATTAAACAATTCctttatcatcatttttttaCTCTTTATAGCCCATTTGTTTTCATGATTGGAGGTGAAGTCCTGTTAATTCATTTATGTTGAAAGGTCATGTGCTGCTACCAAGAACTTgatgagaaaaaagaaatattttggCCATATGTGGTATGAATTTGATTAAAGGAGCTGCGTATGATATCCAAAGCATATCTATGAGTCAGagattgtctgcacatgatAACCACCATTGTTTCCTGTTGGTTACCCCTCACTGTGGAGGCAGTCAGGTGTTGGTTGACGTGGGCGATGTTTGTAATTATTATGAGCTTCACTTTTGCCTGAATGTATGACACCTGCTACACGACTATCTGTGTAGCTCAGGACCCTGGCTGAACCAGTAGCTAGCAACTAACGGTGCTAACTTGGAGCAACAACAGCTACAATGTTGAGAGAACTAAAAGTGTTAACCTCagggggaaccagagggtgggcattATGCTTCGTCATGGGTCATGACGCCATTAACAGTGGTAACCACTctatgagtgcagtgcagactggtGGCGATTAGccgccagtgggatacacacacagggggtCACATGCACTGACATGCAAGCGCTGACCAACTGAGCCTGGAGTTCATTCTCCTGTCAGGACACCATCACTCctttatatctttacatagtaaATAGTCGTTTGCTgctattaaaggtccagtgtgtggcaGAAATGGTGTGAAATATTCTTAACTATATTTTCATTAGCTTATAATAGCCAGGAAGTAGgaacttttgtgttttcattaccttagaatgagctattTGTATCAACATATGGAGCGGTTACTCTTCCACAAAATCTGCcctgttgtttctacagtagcccagagcagacaaatcaaacactggctccagatagggttgtttgttttagtgtttcaacctcaccgctagatgcaacatattctcacttgTCACACATTTGGTCacggactttccacgtccagatacaacatgaaaggtaccctgggtgcgttggctGTTGACCGTTCTGGGACGTCCttggacgccatgtcaagttctgcctgttgcatgcattgtcttctttcaaaatactcttcagttttcacaggaaatttaccgctTAGATACGttatctttcaaaataaactaagTCAGTGCAACAATGCGAagtaatatttttttcctccaacaacaaacttACATGtctgggtttaggaaaaaagaacagggtttggctttagaatcttacgggacacaaacaccactctcccaggtgaaagtccgtgtttgtttgacccatccaacaTCCGTCCTGctcgccctacttggacttttgccaccttaactttcattcttgtcctgccacgtttccccTGACACCACtgagcaccattaaactataacggcaaccagtCCATATCAAGCCTacattaaaggacggctttttcgtcggtgtctgacgcaacaagtcactgcccaggcgtcggattttgacaacttcggagtgagaccaggttgttatTTGCCACTAATGCTACGTTCAAATGGAATCAGGCAGATGGAAAACATTGTCTGAATGGCAGAGGAAAAAATGGTAACATGAAACACACATGACGATATGTTGTGATGTTGATGCCGTGTTGTTTATAaagaatggaataaaatatattcaataaaattattttgtgtttgttgttttatgtattttttttgtataagGGAGCTACATCACATCTGGTTGTAATTTCcgttaaaatgtttaaattttgaACAGCGTCACCATCTACCATTGCCGGTATCATCCACCAGCCTCACCTAATTTTACTGAGCAGCTCTCATCCACTAAAATAATATCCGTTTTGCTGTCTACCATCTTCCTGATTGCATGTGAACGCAGCatacatcctacacactggacctttaatcctCTGAATGtagcatacagctcctttaattcAAAATCAATAGTTCTGTAATTTACTATCAGCTACATAAAtagcacagaaaaggcacataTAAGTTTACTGATGCAGTTTTGACTAGAATAATGTTAGCTTTCAAATGTTCTGAGGAAGACCAGGTAATTCTACTTACTTTTGAACATTATGTAGACGCTAGCCCTCATTAGTCCACAGAGTTTGACATCTAAGaaacaattaaacaaaacaaaaacatgatgaacATTCCTCAAAGTGTGATTTTCCTTTCAGCCAAAGCACAGTGAAAAGTTCAGTTGTTGCcaggaaataaaatgtgtaaagCGTTAAGGTTTATAGACGACCCACTGGGGGTGAATAAGCCAGAGGCTGCTTCTATACATatctgtgttttacagtttgcaGAAGCTGCTGCTTGATAATttgaatgtttatttttaaaagctgTGCAGCTGCATTGTGAAAGACAGAGGAAGACAAACAGGCCACTTCTGTCGAGATGTGTCATTAAATAAGACGGACATAACCGAGCAAGTCAAAAGCAAGTAAATATGTGTTGACATTACACTGTAGAGAGAAGTGTAACCTGTGGTGAAGGCTGTGAAGGGAAATTTTATCCCTGAGAGACTGATGCTGTCTTGATAAGAAATCATGtgacttctgttttcacatgtacgtattattttttttttccattatgcAGTACTACACTGCACTTTCTATTGTGTGTATTCAAATGTGGGTGATCATTTATAATCAGAAAGCCTTCATTTAAAGCTGCACAATAAAACAGATTGGTTAAGTTTGTCCCAGAGCttagcaccaacacacacacacacagcaagtgACTATAGCACATGTCTGCCAAATTTACTTTCCCCCATCCATCTTAAAGGTCAAACAGTTCAGGTAGCTTTGCCTGAACAATAAAAGACTGCACTTACCACAAAAAAATCAGACAAACATCTTGACAAGCTCGCGCCAACAGGTTTATGAAGCGGCACAGCGATTTATCTGAGCACTCAGCCAAAACAGGGAAGTGAATGCTTTCTCAAAGGGTAATGTGATGGAAATGGTGGCGAGACTGCGCTCGGTGTAAAGCCCCCATGGCTTCCTGTCTCGGCCGTGAGCTGTAGTTTCTGTACTTTAGATTCCTTTACAGTATCTGCGTAGTTGGAAACACAAAGGGCTACAGCTTTCCACAGTCTGCAATTACACCCCCTTAAAGAAAATGATGTGCCATTAGAAGTGGGAGTGTGTTTGGCAGGCAGAGAGATGGCAGATTTAGGGCGAGTTATTGATTGGAAAAGTGGGGTCTGTCACAGCACATTAGTTCTCAGGGGAGTAATCCACAGCAGGTTGCTGTGAGAAGCATCTGCTGCTGGAGAGAAGTAATTAAAAACAGGATGTTGAGGCAGTTGCCATATAAACAGGAAATAAGACGGTGGTAATAGACACTTCACGCTGATGCTGTGAGATGGTTTTACACCACGTCGACTTAATGGATGCAAAGCGCATACCTCAGGTGAAAAGCTCAAGGTCAGTCTGGACCCGGATTGAATACAGATTAATGCgtgtgattaatgtgtgtgtgagctggtaACAACTATGAATTAGGACATTTAGCTCAAAGAACATTGTGCAATCAAAACTTCTTCCCCTAATCTTCTAACTGGTACTTTCCATTCCCATTATAGATCTTATGAAATAGAGTAAATTGCACATTCCCACGATCTACAGCGTTTCGTCTGCTGCTGTATTCGCCCTCCATAAAAGGTTATATATTTGTCTTGTGTATTGTTTTGATGATGCTGAACTTCTTTGGCTTATTTTTATCACAGTGTTTATATGGGAGCTGCACATTCAGTCTAATTCTTATTCCCGGGATATAATTATCTATCGGCTTGTCCTCTCGATGTGTCTTAAAAATCTCATACCATATGGTACTTTGTGTTCATTGCAATATGTTGTTATGACAACAGTCTGTGtgatgtttttctctctttgatACTTGTCGTGCCTCCGCAAGTCCTCCACTCCACAATAAACCCTTGGTCTTTTATTATTTACCTGCATAATATGTAAATACATAACCACATAAGTGCATTTATGCTCACACATATATTTATCTTCTGTCTTTTTGTACACTTGTTAAtcacttaatttaattttctgcCACTTGTGTTTAACATCAAACAAAGAAAGATGAATTGATACTCTTGTTGTGTCTGTTAATATTTAGATCTGTTACTCTGTGCCTGTGAGAAGCTCATTTAACTTCCCTTACCATCACCTCTTTCCCCTGTTTCACACTGTCCTCTAGAGGCCAGAAATCATCACTACAAAATTGTCAGAGGTTTGGGAAGCAGACAGTGTCTAATAATTGATTTGTCTTGAAATAGAAATTCTTATTTGTGCAAGTTAGGTCTGTTTTGATAACTACTGTTAATGGACATTATATTGTCTCAGAAATAATGGCAATAAAGGATGTTATTGTCAAtttaagaccattttatgccactgatagAATTATAATATAATAGCATAATAACGTAAAAACACCCTCTCAAAGAGCAATTAACTTTTAACACTTACATATAGTCAGAACCAGAAGTATTCCAACTTGCATTTGTGATTGTATTTCTTTgattatgtatgtatgcatgctaATGTGCATCTCCGAATCTATATTTAATTGTAGCAACATTACTTGAAATAAGGGGTAGGTCAAGATAAGTGATAACTTCTACCTACTCCTTTTCAAACGCTAAATATTTACCTCTGTTACTatgattgtttgttttgttttttttgtatgacTGATTACCTTATTGATCACCtacattttgttctattttatttatgttcaaaataaagataaaaaataaaaataaaaaaattaataattaaaatattgaaggaattaaacaaagccacacaaacaaaataataaataaaatggactCTCAGCCTCTGTTAAAAATTGCACTTAAATACTTATTAAATATTTGGCACATGGGTGTAGAGAGTAATTCCTTAACAGGTAATATACAGCcaaaccctgctgtttattgCGCCATCATGTTGGTTAAAATGTTGATGGTAATATAAACAAACAGGCAAGTAAACACAAGGCCAATATCATACAATATATGGTCATGACCTCGATCATTTTTGCTGACCTCGATAAGTCTGTAACATAATTAGCATTTGTGCAATTTAGAGTAGGCTATGATGTATTAGGTTATATTTTAACAGTAGCAATAAAAGCAGAAAGTGAATTGAAGTGTTTTCAGATACAACAAAAAAGCATAGAATTGTATCACAGTGATATTTTAATGGGTTGTTCTGTTTGCGTCCCCTTTTCAGCACCTGtgtgctatgactttttccaccaAAAATGGTTCAGTTAAAGTGTTGAAAATTAGATTTACATCCACTCCCCACACAACATTTGTaagtggggcccatgtgggttgTTCATGGGCTtgaaaatgggccctatatgtgATTGCCCACAGGTTCCATAGTGGCCACATTCcagttgcccacatgggtgggtttacccaagtgggccccacatAGGTTATGGTAGGACTACCTAGGTACCAAGTGGGTATAGACCAAAAATGAGCATCTTATCTGGGTAAACCCACCTGTGTGGGCAATTGGCGTGTGGCAAATATGGAACCTGTGGACAATCCTGTATATGGCTCATTTTAACGCCCATTTACAACCCaaatgggccccacatacacaTGTTGGCTGGGTCCTTCTCCCTTGTTGAAAAATCTGGAATCTATAAAATATTGTTAATTTGAAAAAGTTGGACTtctagttgtgatgtcacaaaaccGCTTGCACGTATGCATCTTAAACTCAGTTTTAAAGTCAGCGGAGAAACTTCATCTCCTGAATGCATAAACAGCCCTTGAGTGTCAAACTCTGCACATtcatcattctgcacagtgaaggtCAGACTGAAGTCACAATGAGCAAAACACCTTGTTTTAATGGTGAGGGACTTTAAGTAAAAAGAAATGCAGAAAAAGTTACCCCAATCTAAACTGCAGAAATATGAACTCATTTTATAGCCATGTTTCAGATAAATAGATAGGTTGTGTTAAATTCTCAGATGCCTCCAGCTCGTCCCTTTAAAACAATTACTTCCCTTTAATCCCCAAAAGAAATCAGGTGATAGAAGAAAGGGGAGCGATGAAGCAGATGGCAATTATATGTGTGAAATACAGTGTTCGTTGCAATACAAGTGGCTAGACTATCAGCAAGGGAACGAttttaatacaataaaataaaaaaaaggttgaATAAATCATACGAAGGCGTCGAGATGCAAATAAAAATCTATTAATACTCTGTAGTGTTTACTGCGTTAAtttgaaagagaaacagaaagggttcaaaggtttaaaagtgtgtgtgtgtgtgtgtgtgtgtgtgtgtgtgtgtgtgtgtgcatgtatgtggaAATATTTCTGATGTAATGGACCAGACCTACAGTACAGAAAAATAGTACTTTAGCACCTCTTGGTGTTCCAGAGAAATCACTGTGACTTTTCTGTAAGTGCTTCAACTAACGAATAACCTCAGTGTCgtttaatctgctgattatgtTTTTGATCATCActgaacagtttgttttttaaaatatcataaaatacCAAAAATTGATCACCATAACTAATTACCAAAGAGGTTTTGACATGTCTTATTTTGTCCAACAGAGCAAAACCCgaagatatttaaattttctatCCCATAAGAGAACGAAAAGCAGCAAATGCTCATAATTGGGAGCTATATTTGGTATTGTTTCCATAAATAACTTCACTTGATTGATTATCAAGACAGTTCCTATCAAATCATAAAGTTTTTTACAATtgctaaaacacactttatgaAACAGGGATCCACCTGATCACCATCATCACGTCCTCAGCGCAGCAGATGTCTTCTCTTACAAATGTGTTGACACCTTTTCATTGGTTTCACACATTTGCACAcccttttacaaaacagatatCACAGATCTCATAGAAAGATTTTAAACTCTTGGCTTACTGTGTCAAACTAAaggaaacatctgtttacagctTATAGAAATTACGTGCAGAATTATGAATCTGTGATGCGCCTGTGAGAAACTTTGCACAATTCTTCAATCAGCAATCAGTGTGTATCCGTCTATGAAAGATGTCACCTCTCTGTTGCTGTTTGCAAGCATGAATCAAAGAGGGAAAATGCATgtaaggagaggaagaggccaTTATTTAGCATTTCTGAGTTTGGAATAAGATTGGTTCAAAACCTATATGGCTGTAGTGCTCCAGCCAAAAATATTGACATGGAAAAATCTGATTGAgcacaacaaaaatatatatatatttctgagTTTAGGTTGCATTCTTTACTGGTTCTTTTGTAAATAAAGATTGCAGCACAAAAGCTGCACCATCTTCTAGTGCAATACAGGTCATACTCTAAGTGCTTACTGTACGCGTTACATCTTGAAGGTCACAAAAAAACTGCACACAAGAATGACATAAACAATGAAAACTTTGttataaaatgtctttttacagTATTTCAACAGGGAATGTCGGAACGTGTGAAAAGTGTGGGCGCAGACTGCAGCAGGGTTTATTATCTCTTGCTAAAATCATCTTTGGAGAAGACAATGCTGTGTATATGTTCGCTTGCTTTTTGCGACACATGCTGTAACCATGCAACGAGTCAACAAATGGCAGAGGcatattgcagaaaataaggtTGGACAGGACTGGCTCATAttcataattttattttgtagtttgtCTTTCATTGTGTCATGATTGATTGAAAGAACATATTCATGTAACCACAAGATGTGTTACGTGATGGAAATATTTtgtgagtgtgagagtgagtgTCATTATGGCCAGAGATTTTCAGtttaggcctgtgtgtgtgaactgtttCGAAAACTTCTGAATGGACAAATGTGTCCgaacaattgagaaaaactgtacaattgagaaaaactgtaaccgACTCCAGTTCCAGTTCCAGTTCCAGTTCTTGTTCCTATGTGACCGGTAGACTTTAGTGCTGTCTGCGTTGTGTTGATATGAGGAGGCCCAGACCGTTGGTATCTTCTATCTATTCCCGACAgcaagtggcaaaaacaaaatcctccatcaAACACAACCATGCAAACACAAGAGCAATGTCGcttacctctcccatggagcacaacagcaaaaggggagaggcaAGGCGGGAGACATCCTTTTAGAGGTGGGGTGCCCCCAAAGGTGGACGTAGGGATACAAAAACTAGTTATCAAACgttccacatattgactatGGGGCCTAAGagtgtcaggtaataacaactgaacCAGATTTTGTGTAATTATGATACTTAACACTACCCTGTTACACCTGTACTAGTATTTATACTGTTACAAGCAGGGTGTACTCAGCTTTATTCTGTGCAGTGCAAACTCTGCGGTTTCGTTGTAGCCTTGGTAGTGGTTAAGCTGGTTGATGAGCTTTGCCATCAACATGATGAACTGAACTCTGATGAACTTTTCTCCGGTGGTTTTTGTTACTTGGCTCTAtcttcacctgtgtcttgtttCCGTGCCATCTGTTGCTGAGACCTTCCAGATGTACGAGTGTGATCACACATAAAGAAAGGTTGAGATGCATATTGTTTCAGTTTTGCTCAGTTTTGTTCTTTCCATAATGCGGTAAAGATGTAACCAAGTAACAGCTTggtttgtaaataacaacattaaATAACTGccctgttgttattttgtgtcttagaCACACCAACCAACCTCACCATAATGAATGTAGTGGTGAGTAGCTGTGCTCAGCAACCTCAGAGACAAACGATAAATAAAC contains the following coding sequences:
- the gpr18 gene encoding N-arachidonyl glycine receptor, translated to MELDLNSSNMSVESLKPEQGPVEYRISGLIFYCFIFVIGVIVNLTALWVFSLTTKKRNSVTVYMINVAVVDLTFILLLPFRMVYHHQDYWPFGDIFCRISAALTIFYPCMALWLFALISADRYMAIVQPKHAKELRNVPKAVVASLGVWLMTLGSTVPLLFSEDDPDRISNFTTCIKMQDIIHMRHDNLVNFVRLIFFFLVPICIMIGCYVVIVDNLIHGRTSKLKPKVKQKSIRIIITLIIQVLVCFVPFHVCLVLRLVGTGRDGGFSTWAVFTTFLMNLSTVLDIILYYIVSKQFQDRVISVILYRNYLRSVRRKSRHTHTGSIRSMSNLTSAMI